In Myxococcus guangdongensis, a single window of DNA contains:
- a CDS encoding tetratricopeptide repeat protein, whose translation MNRGLALISLWLVLWTPVASLAQEDTGDPEVTALRASFEYGKYAEVVDRAGARIDRGGLGEDELVELHKLAGLAAFNLGRTEEASRHLRALLRLDPDFSLDPFVVPPPAVAFLEGIKDDMTNELEFLRQERRLRQEREKAETERRERERVEAEVLRRRAEELASQVNVRTVEKRNFLVNFVPFGAGQFQQGRNSLGIVFAATEGVLAVTSIISYFAYESLFEERTLELDNVLDDDGRASITIRFIPTSRERQRDTWQLLKLASAAGFYTIYALGVVDALYHHEDQVVRTTVETRELPARNTPRSEVLTPRATSPRTTARVGVYPTSGGGGVALSLTF comes from the coding sequence ATGAACCGTGGGCTCGCGCTCATCTCGCTCTGGCTGGTGCTGTGGACGCCAGTCGCCTCGCTCGCGCAGGAGGACACCGGCGACCCGGAGGTGACGGCCCTGCGCGCCAGCTTCGAGTACGGCAAGTACGCCGAGGTCGTGGACCGCGCCGGCGCGCGCATCGACCGGGGCGGGCTGGGCGAGGACGAGCTGGTGGAGCTGCACAAGCTCGCGGGCTTGGCCGCGTTCAACCTGGGCCGCACCGAGGAGGCCTCGCGCCACCTGCGCGCCCTGCTCCGGTTGGACCCCGACTTCAGCCTGGACCCGTTCGTCGTCCCGCCCCCCGCGGTGGCCTTCCTGGAGGGCATCAAGGACGACATGACCAACGAGCTGGAGTTCCTGCGTCAGGAGCGCCGGCTGCGCCAGGAGCGCGAGAAGGCGGAGACCGAGCGCCGGGAGCGCGAGCGCGTGGAGGCCGAGGTGCTGCGCCGCCGCGCCGAGGAGCTGGCCAGCCAGGTCAACGTGCGCACCGTGGAGAAGCGCAACTTCCTGGTCAACTTCGTCCCGTTCGGCGCGGGCCAGTTCCAACAGGGCCGCAACAGCCTGGGCATCGTCTTCGCCGCCACCGAGGGTGTGCTCGCGGTGACGAGCATCATCTCCTACTTCGCCTACGAGTCGCTCTTCGAGGAGCGCACGCTGGAGCTGGACAACGTGCTCGACGACGATGGTCGGGCCTCCATCACCATCCGCTTCATCCCCACCAGCCGCGAGCGCCAGCGCGACACCTGGCAGCTGCTCAAGCTGGCCTCGGCCGCGGGCTTCTACACCATCTACGCGCTGGGCGTGGTGGACGCGCTGTACCACCACGAGGACCAGGTGGTGCGCACCACCGTGGAGACGCGCGAGCTGCCGGCGCGGAACACGCCGCGCTCCGAGGTCCTGACTCCCCGCGCCACGTCGCCGCGCACCACC
- a CDS encoding serine/threonine-protein kinase, with amino-acid sequence MTLVGRHIGRYRILEQLGSGGMSVVYKGLDTALDREVAVKVLHPHLAGKDESRRRLAREARAVAKLHHPNILEVFDFSAADAQDAFIVTEYIRGQTLKTVLDEGPLDPPELAAMVIHELAAALAHAHEAGVIHRDLKPENVMVREDGILKLMDFGIARLLDIEERMTVTGTLVGSPAHMSPEIIEGLEAGPEADVFSVGIMFYAAMTGRLPFSAPNTTATLKRILDGDYEDPRRRVPCLSDELADICARCLQRDPQQRYPDAGKLRDALADYLAGLGFARVGEELVSFFADPPSYRKLARQRIVASLLERGERLLAEKRTPRALGCLNQVLALDAQNARALGLLKGIQRAQRARKWRRRGIRLAVGLASLTAVSIGGYKLYHAPADAASHPPEASTPSTLPSMTSGGNEQSGSLLSNMLGGQGGKALSSTDVSGSRATPPDSSLNPGPRVEPLTGRPENSRGVASKTQLTEPSGSRVAPLSPAPGGPSPRTGGPRAVGGTRAVDDARAVGGPGEERVAGRQPGSKKVVATILVRPFGIIRVGDGSPSAQALSKHDVELPPGRHTVTISCDYCLDVKEDIEVLSEGENRFHLGAQPKPSPLSLEYTPAEATVRVGDQVRTARDSIQHPFEIRAPRGPAGFLHTVAVEISHPGYKTERRVVQLRPGEPTLVAGSLSPE; translated from the coding sequence ATGACGCTCGTCGGCCGCCATATCGGTCGCTATCGCATCCTCGAGCAGCTCGGCTCGGGGGGCATGAGCGTCGTGTACAAAGGGCTCGACACCGCCCTGGATCGTGAAGTGGCCGTGAAGGTGCTGCACCCCCATCTGGCGGGCAAGGACGAGTCGCGGCGGAGGCTCGCGCGCGAGGCTCGCGCGGTGGCCAAGCTGCACCACCCCAACATCCTCGAGGTGTTCGACTTCTCCGCCGCGGACGCGCAGGACGCGTTCATCGTCACCGAGTACATCCGCGGCCAGACGCTCAAGACGGTGCTCGACGAGGGGCCGTTGGATCCGCCGGAGCTGGCGGCCATGGTCATCCACGAGCTGGCCGCGGCGCTCGCGCATGCCCACGAGGCGGGCGTCATCCACCGCGACTTGAAGCCCGAGAACGTCATGGTGCGCGAGGACGGCATCCTCAAGCTCATGGACTTCGGCATCGCCCGGCTGCTCGACATCGAGGAGCGGATGACGGTGACGGGCACGCTCGTGGGCTCGCCCGCGCACATGTCCCCCGAGATCATCGAGGGGCTGGAGGCCGGCCCCGAGGCGGACGTCTTCAGCGTGGGCATCATGTTCTACGCGGCCATGACGGGCCGGCTGCCCTTCTCCGCGCCCAACACCACCGCCACGCTCAAGCGCATCCTCGACGGCGACTACGAGGACCCGCGCCGCCGCGTCCCCTGTCTGTCGGATGAGCTGGCGGACATCTGCGCGCGCTGTCTGCAGAGAGATCCCCAGCAGCGCTACCCGGACGCCGGCAAGCTGCGCGACGCGCTCGCGGATTATCTGGCGGGCCTGGGCTTCGCGCGCGTGGGCGAGGAGCTGGTGTCGTTCTTCGCCGACCCGCCGTCGTACCGGAAGCTCGCGCGCCAGCGCATCGTCGCGTCGCTGCTGGAGCGCGGTGAGCGGCTGCTCGCGGAGAAGCGCACGCCGCGCGCGCTCGGCTGCCTCAACCAGGTGCTGGCGCTGGACGCGCAGAACGCGCGGGCGCTCGGGCTGCTCAAGGGCATCCAGCGGGCGCAGCGCGCGCGGAAGTGGCGACGGCGCGGCATCCGGCTCGCGGTGGGGCTCGCGTCCCTCACGGCCGTGAGCATCGGCGGCTACAAGCTCTACCACGCACCCGCCGACGCCGCGTCCCATCCGCCCGAGGCGAGCACCCCCTCCACGCTCCCCTCCATGACGTCTGGAGGCAACGAGCAGAGCGGCTCCCTGCTCTCGAACATGCTCGGCGGACAGGGCGGCAAGGCGCTCTCCTCCACTGACGTGTCCGGTTCGAGGGCCACGCCGCCAGACTCGAGCCTGAACCCCGGCCCGCGGGTCGAGCCGCTGACAGGCCGACCCGAGAACTCGCGCGGTGTTGCGTCGAAGACCCAGCTCACCGAGCCCTCGGGCTCCCGCGTCGCCCCCTTGTCTCCGGCGCCCGGTGGCCCCTCCCCACGTACGGGAGGCCCTCGCGCGGTGGGCGGCACCCGCGCCGTGGACGACGCGCGCGCGGTGGGCGGCCCCGGTGAGGAGCGCGTCGCCGGACGGCAGCCCGGGTCGAAGAAGGTCGTCGCCACCATCCTCGTGCGCCCCTTCGGCATCATCCGCGTGGGCGACGGCTCGCCGAGCGCCCAGGCCCTGTCGAAGCACGACGTGGAGCTGCCTCCGGGGCGCCACACCGTCACCATCTCCTGCGACTACTGCCTGGACGTGAAGGAGGACATCGAGGTCCTGTCCGAAGGCGAGAACCGCTTCCACCTGGGCGCCCAGCCCAAGCCGTCACCGCTCTCGCTCGAGTACACGCCCGCCGAGGCCACCGTGCGCGTGGGCGACCAGGTGCGCACCGCGCGAGACAGCATCCAGCACCCGTTCGAGATTCGCGCGCCGCGCGGCCCCGCGGGGTTCCTCCACACCGTCGCGGTGGAGATCTCCCACCCCGGCTACAAGACGGAGCGCCGCGTCGTGCAACTGCGCCCGGGAGAGCCGACGCTCGTGGCCGGGAGCCTGTCCCCCGAATGA
- a CDS encoding 6-phosphofructokinase — MARSLRLGVLTGGGDCPGLNALIRGLVKRGTHEFGHEFVGIENGYMGLVEPDLTRPLTEEDTRGILPKGGTILGTSNRANPFLYAFKEGGRWVERDVSDDVLRRCEALKLDGVIAVGGDGTLSIGHRLSEKGLKVVGCPKTIDNDLSGTDQTFGFDTARLIVTEALDRLHSTAEAHDRVMLVEIMGRHAGFLTLESGLAGGADVILIPEIPYRVESIVEKLRRRATRRRSFSIIAISEGAFPVGGTLAVLDKAEDLPGRGVVRLGGSGKVCADLLAQHLDAEIRVNVLGHLQRGGSPSAADRVLATRYGCKVLDLVRDGQWDHMVALRAGEIVAVPLSESRKERRVDASGELVRFAKSMGISFGD; from the coding sequence ATGGCCCGTTCACTGAGACTCGGAGTCCTCACCGGTGGCGGAGACTGCCCCGGGCTCAACGCGCTCATCCGCGGCCTCGTCAAGCGGGGCACGCACGAGTTCGGCCACGAGTTCGTCGGCATCGAGAACGGCTACATGGGCCTGGTGGAGCCCGACCTGACGCGTCCCCTCACGGAGGAGGACACGCGCGGCATCCTCCCCAAGGGCGGCACCATCCTGGGCACGTCCAACCGCGCCAACCCGTTCCTCTACGCCTTCAAGGAGGGTGGACGGTGGGTGGAGCGCGATGTGTCCGACGACGTGCTGCGCCGCTGCGAGGCGCTGAAGCTCGACGGCGTCATCGCGGTGGGCGGCGACGGCACGCTGTCCATCGGCCACCGGCTCAGTGAGAAGGGCCTCAAGGTGGTGGGCTGTCCGAAGACCATCGACAACGACTTGAGCGGCACGGACCAGACGTTCGGCTTCGACACCGCGCGACTCATCGTGACGGAGGCGTTGGACCGGCTGCACTCCACGGCGGAGGCGCATGACCGGGTGATGCTGGTGGAGATCATGGGCCGGCACGCGGGCTTCCTCACGCTCGAGAGCGGGCTTGCTGGCGGAGCGGACGTCATCCTCATCCCGGAGATTCCCTACCGGGTGGAGTCCATCGTGGAGAAGCTGCGCCGCAGGGCCACGCGCCGCCGCAGCTTCTCCATCATCGCCATCTCCGAGGGCGCCTTCCCCGTGGGCGGCACGCTGGCGGTGCTGGACAAGGCCGAGGACCTGCCCGGGCGCGGCGTGGTGCGGCTGGGCGGCTCCGGCAAGGTGTGCGCGGACCTGCTGGCGCAGCACCTGGACGCGGAGATTCGCGTGAATGTGCTGGGCCACCTGCAGCGCGGGGGCAGCCCGAGCGCGGCGGACCGCGTGCTCGCGACGCGCTATGGTTGCAAGGTGCTGGACCTGGTGCGCGATGGACAGTGGGACCACATGGTGGCCCTGCGCGCGGGTGAAATCGTCGCGGTACCGCTGAGCGAGTCGCGCAAGGAGCGCCGGGTGGATGCTTCCGGCGAGCTGGTGCGCTTCGCGAAGAGCATGGGCATCAGCTTCGGGGACTGA
- a CDS encoding acyl-CoA thioesterase, translated as MSPMQPSLPSSATETRMVDMVFPDQTNHYGTLFGGQALRWMDMSAFITASRYTRRTVVTASSERVDFHMPVQQGQLVELVSRVTATGRTSVTVDVEMFAEDLLTGARELCTRGRFVLVALDEHRKPTAVPPLAPEPSAG; from the coding sequence ATGAGTCCGATGCAGCCCTCCCTCCCCTCCTCCGCCACCGAGACCCGGATGGTGGACATGGTGTTCCCGGATCAGACCAACCACTACGGCACCCTCTTCGGAGGTCAGGCCCTCCGGTGGATGGACATGTCCGCGTTCATCACCGCCAGCCGCTACACGCGCCGCACCGTCGTCACCGCCTCCAGCGAGCGCGTGGACTTCCACATGCCGGTGCAGCAAGGGCAGCTCGTGGAGCTGGTCAGCCGCGTGACGGCCACCGGCCGCACCTCCGTCACCGTGGACGTGGAGATGTTCGCCGAGGACCTGCTCACCGGCGCGCGGGAGCTGTGCACCCGGGGGCGCTTCGTGCTCGTCGCGCTGGACGAGCACCGCAAGCCCACGGCCGTGCCTCCGCTCGCGCCCGAGCCGAGCGCGGGGTGA
- a CDS encoding S1C family serine protease: MFVFLLVAVLGQAPAVAPSEPGAPSTVRSQPDAVPAPAPEPPPAGLPPATHELFQRIQNRVAQVRIIERRSGTRSSIGSAFFVSADGYAITNYHVVSDVVLHPEDYTAQLVLRTGGEPVPARLVDVDVVHDLAVIRMDEPVKDFFVLEDREPPQGARLFAMGNPHDLGTTIVEGTYNGFIQDSLYERLHFSGAINPGMSGGPTLTGQGTVVGVNVATMGNQLGFLVPVHRARTLLGRALKMAPDATPALLETVRAQLIDNQQRLTEQMLAASLPKQTLGSYHVPGRWIPFLKCWGDTPHDPEVPYTVTNYQCSSEEDIYLSSRHRTGVVAFLHQQASSQELGALRFSALYTALSSQDPDTVEASREDVTNFRCSSEFVDVGGLPVRAAMCLRAYKRFPGLYDLVLRAAALNASTSGVDTSLTLGGFTADNARKLARRYLEGLSWTK, translated from the coding sequence ATGTTCGTCTTCCTCCTCGTCGCCGTGCTGGGGCAGGCGCCGGCCGTCGCCCCATCGGAACCGGGCGCGCCCTCCACCGTCCGAAGCCAACCCGACGCCGTGCCCGCTCCCGCGCCCGAGCCTCCTCCGGCGGGCTTGCCTCCGGCCACCCACGAGCTCTTCCAGCGCATCCAGAACCGCGTCGCCCAGGTGCGCATCATCGAGCGTCGCTCGGGCACGCGCTCCTCCATCGGCTCCGCCTTCTTCGTCTCCGCCGACGGGTACGCCATCACCAACTACCACGTGGTCTCCGACGTGGTGCTCCATCCGGAGGACTACACCGCGCAGCTCGTGCTGCGCACCGGCGGGGAGCCCGTGCCCGCGCGCCTGGTCGACGTGGATGTGGTCCACGACCTGGCCGTCATCCGGATGGACGAGCCGGTGAAGGACTTCTTCGTCCTGGAGGACCGCGAGCCGCCGCAGGGCGCGCGCCTGTTCGCCATGGGCAACCCCCATGACCTGGGCACCACCATCGTCGAGGGCACCTACAACGGCTTCATCCAGGACTCCCTCTACGAGCGCCTGCACTTCAGCGGCGCCATCAACCCCGGCATGAGCGGAGGCCCCACGCTGACGGGGCAGGGCACCGTGGTGGGCGTCAACGTGGCCACCATGGGCAACCAGCTGGGCTTCCTGGTCCCGGTGCACCGCGCGAGGACGCTGCTCGGCCGGGCGCTGAAGATGGCGCCGGACGCGACGCCCGCGCTGCTGGAGACGGTGCGCGCGCAGCTCATCGACAACCAGCAGCGGCTCACCGAGCAGATGCTCGCGGCCTCGCTGCCGAAGCAGACCCTGGGCAGCTACCACGTCCCGGGCCGGTGGATTCCGTTCCTCAAGTGCTGGGGCGACACGCCGCACGACCCGGAGGTGCCGTACACCGTGACGAACTACCAGTGCTCGTCCGAGGAGGACATCTACCTGTCCTCGCGGCACCGCACCGGCGTGGTGGCCTTCCTGCATCAGCAGGCCTCCAGCCAGGAGCTGGGCGCGCTGCGCTTCTCCGCGCTCTACACCGCGCTGTCCTCGCAGGACCCGGACACGGTGGAGGCCTCGCGCGAGGACGTCACCAACTTCCGGTGCAGCTCCGAGTTCGTGGACGTGGGGGGCCTGCCCGTGCGCGCCGCCATGTGCCTGCGCGCGTACAAGCGCTTCCCGGGGCTCTATGACCTGGTGCTGCGCGCCGCCGCGCTCAACGCCAGCACCAGCGGGGTGGACACCAGCCTCACGCTGGGCGGCTTCACGGCGGACAACGCGCGCAAGCTGGCGCGCCGCTACCTGGAGGGGCTGTCGTGGACGAAGTGA
- a CDS encoding FHA domain-containing protein, whose translation MDEVIFLEVLEGDSVHTRHRLERFPATVGRAYSNDVILDDPKVSAEHLRIDRREDGALVLRDVGSDNGTWRVQPWAQLAELELAPDTRVAVGDTVLRFRARDHVVPPTVVSTVSAEPRERVFEHPRAFPVAMLSLLLFSALASYLGNYARTDWGELTVALVMPMTLTLLWAGGWAVASRISRRHFHYRAHATIGALVLLGAVALPLLVAALGFSLGLGASLSWVYHATFLGLMGWGLFWHLRYVARWEPARLVRVLVVVTLAFGAVSRANDLLGNEPFSTSLDFSRTLLPPVFRVARAQPVESFFEDLDGLQKQVDALAKEE comes from the coding sequence GTGGACGAAGTGATCTTCCTCGAGGTGTTGGAGGGTGACTCCGTCCACACGCGTCACCGGCTGGAGCGCTTCCCGGCCACGGTGGGCCGCGCCTACTCGAACGACGTCATCCTGGACGACCCGAAGGTCTCCGCCGAGCACCTGCGCATCGACCGCCGCGAGGACGGCGCGCTCGTGCTGCGCGACGTGGGCAGCGACAACGGGACCTGGCGCGTGCAGCCCTGGGCGCAGCTGGCGGAGCTGGAGCTGGCGCCGGACACCCGCGTGGCCGTGGGGGACACGGTGCTGCGCTTCCGGGCCCGCGACCACGTGGTGCCGCCCACGGTGGTGAGCACCGTGTCCGCCGAGCCCCGCGAGCGCGTGTTCGAGCACCCGCGCGCCTTCCCCGTGGCGATGCTGTCCCTGCTGCTGTTCAGCGCGCTGGCGTCCTACCTGGGCAACTACGCGCGCACGGACTGGGGCGAGCTGACGGTGGCCCTGGTGATGCCCATGACGCTCACGCTGTTGTGGGCCGGAGGCTGGGCCGTGGCCAGCCGCATCTCCCGTCGCCACTTCCACTACCGCGCGCACGCGACCATCGGCGCGCTGGTGCTCCTGGGCGCCGTGGCGCTGCCGCTGCTGGTGGCCGCGCTGGGCTTCAGCCTGGGCCTGGGCGCCAGCCTCTCCTGGGTGTACCACGCGACGTTCCTCGGCCTGATGGGCTGGGGGCTCTTCTGGCACCTGCGCTACGTGGCGCGGTGGGAGCCGGCGCGGCTGGTGCGGGTGCTCGTCGTCGTGACGCTGGCCTTCGGCGCCGTGTCGCGCGCGAACGATTTGCTGGGCAACGAGCCCTTCAGCACGTCGCTGGACTTCTCCCGCACGCTGCTGCCGCCCGTCTTCCGCGTCGCCCGCGCCCAGCCGGTGGAGTCCTTCTTCGAGGACCTGGACGGGCTGCAGAAGCAGGTGGACGCCCTCGCCAAGGAGGAGTAG
- a CDS encoding DUF4130 domain-containing protein: MRVSVAPELSSFREVARGLLVRGMPPDRVEFEPGQESWAEWVDPLLAGGGARAAPVLPADFLSLAEKVVCHRDAERFALLYRVLWRLTHGERRLLEKDADRDVQRLRRMERAVRRDVRELVIRVRFRRAASDGEARHVAWYRPEHLVVRLAAPFLVGRFPSLHWSLFTPDASAHWDRARLSFGAGLAFSESGASPAPVASPEPGCARPRVLLLGDVPGTREEGDAACFVGPSGRLLELVLSRAGLRTSDLRVSRARWPGRRSGALAWPEARALREELASEAAQVRPRLLLALGSAAGQVLLGPGFRLDVGRGRLVPSEWAPGALATFAPWDVLRRQDPRERAEARIHFEADVRAAAQWLKSPASLGS, translated from the coding sequence GTGCGAGTGAGCGTGGCGCCGGAGCTGTCGTCGTTCCGGGAGGTGGCGCGTGGGTTGTTGGTGCGCGGCATGCCTCCGGACCGGGTGGAGTTCGAACCGGGGCAGGAGTCGTGGGCGGAGTGGGTGGATCCGCTCCTGGCCGGTGGTGGCGCCCGGGCTGCCCCGGTGCTGCCCGCGGACTTCCTGTCCCTGGCGGAGAAGGTGGTGTGTCACCGGGACGCGGAGCGCTTCGCGTTGCTGTACCGCGTGCTCTGGCGGCTGACGCACGGTGAGCGGCGACTCCTGGAGAAGGACGCGGACCGGGACGTCCAGCGGCTGCGGCGCATGGAGCGCGCGGTGCGGCGGGACGTGCGGGAGCTGGTGATTCGCGTCCGGTTCCGTCGCGCCGCCTCGGATGGAGAGGCGCGCCATGTCGCGTGGTACCGGCCGGAGCACCTCGTCGTCCGGCTGGCCGCGCCCTTCCTCGTGGGGCGCTTCCCCTCGCTCCACTGGAGCCTCTTCACGCCGGACGCCAGCGCGCATTGGGACAGGGCACGGCTGTCCTTCGGTGCGGGGCTCGCGTTCTCGGAGTCCGGGGCGTCCCCCGCGCCTGTCGCCTCTCCGGAACCCGGCTGCGCGCGGCCGCGCGTGTTGCTGCTGGGGGACGTGCCCGGCACGCGCGAGGAAGGAGACGCGGCGTGCTTCGTGGGACCCTCGGGCCGGCTGTTGGAGCTGGTGCTCTCGCGCGCGGGGCTGCGGACCTCGGACCTGCGGGTGTCGCGGGCCCGGTGGCCGGGACGTCGCTCGGGGGCGCTCGCCTGGCCGGAGGCCCGGGCCCTGAGGGAGGAGCTGGCCTCGGAGGCGGCCCAGGTCCGTCCCCGGCTGCTGCTCGCGTTGGGCAGCGCCGCGGGGCAGGTGCTGCTGGGGCCGGGCTTCCGGCTGGACGTGGGGCGGGGGCGGCTGGTGCCCTCCGAGTGGGCCCCCGGCGCGCTGGCCACCTTCGCGCCGTGGGACGTGCTGCGGCGGCAGGACCCTCGGGAGCGCGCGGAGGCCCGCATCCACTTCGAGGCGGACGTCCGCGCGGCGGCGCAGTGGCTGAAGAGCCCGGCGTCGCTGGGCTCCTGA